In a single window of the Arachis hypogaea cultivar Tifrunner chromosome 6, arahy.Tifrunner.gnm2.J5K5, whole genome shotgun sequence genome:
- the LOC112696940 gene encoding uncharacterized protein: protein MSGIMHKIEETLHMGGNKKDQEHKGESHGSDQYKQGEHHQQQQHYGGGGVGVGGEHHGSGGVYGGEHGHVQEHHPGEQQHKEGLVDKIKDKIHGGDGAEGEKKKKKDKKKGEHGHDHGHDSSSSSDSD, encoded by the coding sequence ATGTCAGGAATCATGCACAAGATCGAGGAGACCCTCCACATGGGAGGGAACAAGAAAGATCAGGAGCACAAGGGAGAGAGCCATGGCAGCGATCAGTACAAGCAGGGAGAGCACCACCAACAGCAGCAGCACtacggtggtggtggtgttggtgttggtggagaGCACCATGGTAGTGGAGGAGTGTACGGAGGAGAACATGGCCACGTGCAAGAGCACCACCCAGGTGAGCAGCAACACAAGGAGGGTCTTGTAGACAAGATCAAGGATAAGATCCACGGCGGCGACGGTGCCGagggtgagaagaagaagaagaaggataagAAGAAGGGCGAACATGGCCACGACCATGGCCAtgacagcagcagcagcagcgacAGTGATTAG